A stretch of Bifidobacterium sp. ESL0704 DNA encodes these proteins:
- a CDS encoding AAA family ATPase — MYLKELTLKGFKSFASATTLRFEPGITAVVGPNGSGKSNIVDALTWVMGEQGAKNLRGTSMEDVIFAGTSSRPPLGRAQVSLTIDNTDGTLDIDYTEVTISRTIYRNGGSEYAINGSPCRLLDIQELLSDTGLGQQMHVIVGQGRLDEILKADPAGHRAFIEEAAGILKHRKRKERAIRKLKNTEANLARTDDLLHEIRRQLGPLGRQAKISRRAASIQISLRDAQSRIFAEDAQNSMKSRAKLRNELGDVRRQLETAQRELAKVKVHIEQVEALSSESSPAMAKVNETWHELSGIEERFRSLASLANERARSLAGQMITNFGEDPDILESRAKELDGQAESQKKAVSDMRIAYDKATESRAGNEKQLAAARQTLTQLRKVAQEHTSKLANLRELKTREESAIELAQSRAKDFNGQRESIVKQRDEATAQRDALEAETQNTGVENSAAALEAAKTVMQQRQEELDALQEQLRAVNAKVTALKAKADALNETLESRNASGELEQDDAVAALGRLADFIHVEDGWEEAIAHALDQFASAIVVPAKSNMVEALRRASADKLGQAVVLHPLEGAAEDGASEQNKDENAQDGQYPVRCASALVSVNGSAKDADFAANVVRAVRVLLDDVAAVPDMGTAFQAVEGEHERFSQAVTKSGEVVNAVGAIGGSSRSQSDLSLAARRDKALTQAKKLTDDAAAIKPKIEAAQTACDNARLEVDRQSQQRIQAKVKADQARKNLQNVEQRVKQLMRQLKGLDEKIKQTEDERQTHQLKLEDLSQALDTAEHSDTENEDFDDLDKRVHELETMLDKAREQEVSAKITWNDASRKADSLVRQAGLLHDQASEAVARRAKMKALNEKRERQQTHDWQIAADARGMAALVATVLKTVVAKRDELSKAASSHDAELKQLRAQRDEAEPKVAELQQREHELDVNRERLAAQYGQIEQKVSDTLGMGLEALVDEYGPDKLVPVLDDEGRPIPLDNGDGENGAAAENGESTPVSADGIGTADAGDHAKNGSDVEVRRDSDDDTSENDVQHDSDEDVPIDANHYQMVPYVRAEQEKRLHKAERDLKALGKVNPLAAEEFDALETRNQYLNDQRNDVAKSRDDLLKLIKDLDRTMIEVFKNAFDDTAAAFEKVFATLFPGGKGRLRLENPDDLLTTGVIVEASPAGKRVKQLSLLSGGERSLTALALLFAIFTARPSPFYVMDEVEAALDDINLTRLINAFNDLRRHAQLIVITHQQRTMAIADALYGVTMRSDGVTAVVSQKLEHDVAKTMGNPEI, encoded by the coding sequence ATGTATCTGAAGGAACTGACGCTCAAGGGATTCAAGTCCTTCGCCTCTGCGACCACGCTGCGCTTTGAACCCGGCATCACGGCCGTGGTCGGCCCCAACGGCAGCGGCAAGTCCAACATCGTCGATGCGCTGACATGGGTCATGGGGGAGCAGGGCGCCAAAAATCTGCGCGGCACCTCGATGGAAGACGTCATCTTCGCCGGTACCTCCTCACGTCCGCCGCTGGGACGTGCGCAAGTCAGCCTGACCATCGACAACACCGACGGCACACTCGATATCGACTACACGGAAGTCACCATCAGCCGCACCATCTACCGCAACGGTGGCAGCGAATACGCCATCAACGGCTCGCCCTGCCGCTTGCTTGATATTCAGGAGCTCTTGAGCGACACCGGCTTGGGCCAGCAAATGCATGTCATCGTCGGGCAGGGCAGGCTTGACGAGATCCTTAAAGCCGACCCCGCAGGTCACCGCGCCTTCATCGAAGAGGCCGCCGGCATCCTGAAACATCGCAAGCGCAAGGAACGCGCGATACGCAAGCTCAAGAACACCGAGGCGAACCTTGCCCGCACCGACGATCTGCTGCACGAGATTCGCCGGCAGCTGGGACCGCTCGGACGTCAGGCCAAGATCTCGCGTCGTGCGGCGAGCATACAGATTTCCTTGCGCGATGCACAATCGAGGATTTTCGCCGAGGACGCCCAGAATTCCATGAAAAGCCGTGCCAAGTTGCGCAATGAACTTGGTGACGTACGACGCCAGCTGGAAACTGCGCAACGCGAGCTGGCGAAAGTCAAGGTGCATATCGAGCAGGTCGAGGCGTTGAGTTCCGAGTCCAGCCCGGCCATGGCCAAGGTCAACGAGACCTGGCATGAGCTCTCCGGCATTGAGGAACGGTTCCGCTCGCTGGCTTCGTTGGCCAACGAGCGCGCGCGTTCGCTGGCAGGCCAGATGATCACGAACTTCGGTGAGGACCCGGATATTCTCGAGTCCCGTGCCAAAGAACTGGACGGGCAGGCCGAATCTCAGAAAAAGGCCGTTTCCGACATGCGCATTGCGTATGATAAAGCGACTGAATCTCGTGCCGGCAATGAAAAGCAGCTTGCCGCAGCCCGTCAGACATTGACACAACTGCGCAAAGTCGCGCAGGAGCACACCTCGAAGCTCGCCAATCTACGTGAGCTCAAAACCCGCGAGGAATCCGCCATCGAGTTGGCGCAAAGCCGTGCCAAGGATTTCAATGGGCAGCGCGAGTCCATCGTCAAACAGCGCGACGAGGCCACGGCCCAACGCGATGCCCTTGAGGCAGAAACCCAGAATACCGGTGTTGAGAATAGTGCGGCCGCGCTTGAAGCGGCGAAAACTGTGATGCAGCAGCGTCAGGAAGAGCTCGACGCCCTGCAGGAGCAATTGCGGGCGGTAAACGCTAAGGTGACGGCACTGAAGGCGAAGGCCGATGCCTTGAACGAGACCTTGGAAAGCCGCAATGCCTCTGGTGAGCTGGAACAGGATGATGCCGTGGCCGCCCTGGGTCGACTTGCCGACTTCATCCACGTCGAAGACGGCTGGGAAGAGGCCATCGCCCACGCGCTCGACCAGTTTGCCAGCGCCATCGTGGTGCCCGCTAAATCCAATATGGTCGAGGCGTTGCGCCGGGCGAGCGCCGACAAGCTGGGGCAGGCAGTGGTATTGCATCCACTTGAAGGTGCGGCCGAAGACGGTGCCAGCGAACAAAACAAGGATGAAAATGCGCAAGACGGTCAATATCCGGTTCGTTGCGCTTCCGCTCTGGTAAGCGTCAACGGTTCCGCCAAAGACGCCGATTTCGCTGCCAACGTCGTTCGTGCGGTGCGTGTGCTGCTGGACGATGTCGCCGCCGTGCCCGACATGGGTACCGCGTTTCAGGCCGTGGAAGGGGAGCATGAGCGGTTCAGCCAGGCCGTCACCAAATCCGGCGAAGTGGTCAACGCTGTCGGTGCCATCGGCGGCTCCTCGCGCTCGCAAAGCGACCTTTCGTTGGCTGCCCGGCGTGACAAGGCATTGACACAAGCCAAGAAACTCACGGACGATGCGGCGGCGATCAAGCCGAAGATCGAAGCGGCACAGACGGCTTGCGACAACGCACGTCTTGAAGTCGATCGTCAGTCGCAGCAGCGCATCCAGGCCAAGGTGAAGGCCGATCAGGCTCGCAAGAATCTGCAAAACGTCGAACAGCGGGTCAAACAACTGATGCGGCAGCTCAAGGGGCTTGATGAGAAAATCAAGCAGACCGAAGACGAGCGGCAGACCCATCAGCTCAAACTCGAGGATTTGAGCCAGGCGCTTGACACCGCCGAGCATTCCGACACGGAAAACGAGGATTTTGACGATCTGGACAAACGCGTCCACGAACTCGAAACCATGCTCGACAAGGCGCGTGAGCAGGAAGTCTCGGCCAAGATTACTTGGAATGATGCCAGCCGCAAGGCCGATTCACTGGTTCGTCAGGCAGGACTTTTGCACGATCAGGCGAGTGAAGCCGTGGCGAGACGGGCGAAGATGAAGGCGCTCAACGAGAAGCGTGAACGCCAGCAGACGCATGACTGGCAGATTGCGGCGGATGCGCGGGGTATGGCCGCGTTGGTCGCAACCGTACTGAAAACCGTGGTCGCCAAACGTGATGAACTTTCGAAAGCCGCCTCGAGCCATGACGCTGAGCTGAAGCAACTGCGCGCGCAGCGCGACGAGGCCGAGCCGAAAGTGGCGGAGCTGCAACAGCGCGAACACGAGCTGGACGTGAACCGTGAGCGTCTGGCCGCCCAATATGGACAGATCGAGCAAAAGGTTTCCGACACGCTGGGCATGGGGCTCGAGGCATTGGTCGATGAATACGGCCCCGACAAGCTGGTTCCGGTGCTTGATGACGAAGGCCGTCCGATTCCGCTTGACAACGGTGACGGCGAGAATGGCGCTGCTGCCGAAAATGGCGAATCGACGCCCGTTTCAGCTGATGGCATTGGCACTGCCGACGCAGGAGATCACGCAAAGAATGGTTCCGACGTCGAAGTACGGCGAGATTCGGATGACGATACGTCTGAAAACGATGTTCAGCACGATTCAGACGAGGACGTACCCATCGATGCCAACCATTATCAGATGGTGCCCTACGTCCGCGCCGAGCAGGAGAAACGGCTTCACAAGGCCGAACGCGACCTGAAGGCGCTGGGCAAGGTCAACCCGCTGGCCGCCGAGGAGTTCGACGCGCTTGAGACACGCAACCAGTATTTGAATGACCAGCGCAACGACGTTGCCAAGAGTCGCGATGACCTCTTGAAGCTCATCAAGGATCTTGACCGCACGATGATCGAGGTATTCAAGAACGCCTTCGACGATACGGCCGCAGCATTCGAAAAGGTCTTCGCGACGCTCTTCCCGGGAGGCAAGGGTCGACTGCGTTTGGAGAATCCCGACGATCTGCTCACCACCGGCGTCATCGTCGAGGCCAGCCCCGCCGGCAAGCGTGTCAAGCAGCTGAGCCTACTTTCCGGCGGCGAACGCTCGCTCACCGCTCTGGCGCTGCTTTTCGCCATCTTCACCGCGCGTCCCAGCCCGTTCTATGTGATGGACGAGGTCGAGGCCGCGCTTGACGACATCAACCTGACCCGTCTGATCAACGCGTTCAACGATCTGCGCCGGCACGCTCAGCTCATCGTCATCACCCACCAGCAGCGCACCATGGCCATTGCCGACGCGCTCTACGGGGTGACGATGCGCTCCGATGGCGTCACCGCCGTGGTGAGCCAAAAGCTCGAGCATGATGTGGCAAAAACTATGGGAAATCCTGAAATCTAG
- a CDS encoding AAA family ATPase has protein sequence MDLKEVLQISDRDIPRTFVRLELTDGRNHWKSDYRLDHYAPGNRSFERMNDFDEYQFSQIFKEMKIDRRLPNNYEIPKESLFLIFARIEKGYDKYLFVGYRRGNKSEDEFVNEPTLDALLGHVYIDFRKQDAADVLSSGKAANRLQLFSFEAVNQKAKVNKDEFTYPYDNPDVRKANFEKWLGENLSGDRGTNSWIGFVSPTEKAHEAVDLLEFPEYRNLHADIESVVNDFKPIFGISDSSRMHDFIENLGIVTTDPDNQDSLGGDYSDFYSSAQKYYEYLATGNKQEFTQYGVYSPSKEKEEGKDTRELDAAKEGQNSNGGSREKDEVSERQKSISEMSNVTEQTDDNGEEFQEDKREKEEILKKAETMARMPNHPIKNLSYNTVWFGAPGTGKSHSLNKIVKSCFGDRSERVTFYADYQHADFVGTYKPVMQETGIQYCFVPGPFIRVLERALNDPGNNYALVIEELNRAETASVFGELFQLLDRDGDGVSWYPVSVSVDCSKYLSGSGLSHNAIAKRVLRNLVSKCMELEENQLAGWEECTRIVLPGNMYILATMNSADQGVYLLDTAFKRRWNFKYIDIDAGENDMSSKEKSQNEWWTWRKKINTLLRNCGVSEDKQLGPFFLDNAAQDGLLENPDSLFNEAMKSKVIMYLFEDAARYNREDVFNVSDILKESGDTLAENVRGSRSDRLSLSMLFRYWDSHHYEVFNNPKDAGANDETSDSSQE, from the coding sequence ATGGATTTAAAAGAAGTTTTACAAATTAGTGATAGGGATATTCCGAGAACGTTTGTTCGTCTTGAACTTACTGATGGTCGAAATCATTGGAAATCCGACTATCGCTTAGACCATTATGCTCCAGGAAATCGATCTTTCGAAAGAATGAACGATTTTGACGAGTACCAATTCTCGCAGATTTTCAAAGAGATGAAAATTGATCGTAGATTGCCAAACAATTATGAGATTCCCAAAGAATCGCTTTTCCTGATATTTGCACGTATCGAAAAAGGTTATGATAAGTATCTTTTTGTTGGTTATCGAAGAGGGAACAAAAGTGAAGATGAATTTGTCAATGAACCGACTTTGGATGCTTTACTTGGTCACGTTTATATAGATTTTCGTAAGCAAGATGCTGCTGACGTATTGAGTTCAGGGAAAGCGGCAAATCGGCTGCAGCTCTTTTCCTTCGAGGCGGTGAATCAGAAGGCTAAGGTCAACAAGGATGAATTTACTTACCCGTATGATAATCCAGATGTCAGAAAAGCTAATTTTGAAAAATGGTTAGGTGAAAATTTAAGTGGGGATAGGGGAACAAATTCGTGGATCGGGTTTGTTTCTCCTACAGAGAAAGCACATGAGGCGGTTGATCTTCTAGAGTTTCCAGAGTATCGCAATCTTCATGCTGACATTGAATCCGTAGTTAATGATTTTAAACCGATTTTCGGTATCTCTGATTCTAGTCGAATGCACGATTTTATTGAAAACCTTGGTATCGTCACAACAGATCCTGATAATCAGGATTCTTTGGGCGGGGACTATTCAGATTTCTATAGTAGTGCACAAAAATATTATGAATATTTGGCTACAGGAAACAAGCAGGAGTTTACTCAGTATGGAGTCTACTCTCCTTCAAAGGAGAAAGAAGAGGGGAAAGATACCCGAGAGCTTGATGCAGCAAAGGAGGGACAGAATAGTAATGGCGGTTCTCGCGAAAAAGACGAAGTTTCTGAAAGACAGAAATCGATTAGTGAGATGAGCAATGTCACTGAGCAGACTGATGACAATGGCGAGGAATTTCAAGAAGATAAGCGCGAAAAAGAAGAGATATTGAAAAAAGCGGAAACAATGGCTAGAATGCCCAATCATCCTATAAAGAATCTATCCTATAACACGGTCTGGTTCGGTGCCCCTGGAACAGGAAAGAGTCACTCGCTTAATAAAATAGTTAAGAGTTGTTTTGGAGACCGTTCTGAGCGCGTTACGTTCTATGCCGATTACCAGCATGCTGATTTTGTGGGTACATATAAGCCTGTGATGCAAGAAACCGGCATTCAATATTGCTTTGTTCCTGGTCCCTTTATCCGAGTTCTGGAACGAGCGTTGAATGACCCCGGAAACAATTATGCGTTGGTCATTGAAGAGCTGAATAGGGCAGAAACTGCATCCGTATTTGGTGAGTTATTCCAGTTGCTTGATCGTGATGGAGATGGTGTGAGCTGGTATCCGGTTTCAGTAAGTGTTGATTGCAGTAAATATTTGTCTGGTTCGGGACTTTCACATAATGCTATCGCCAAAAGGGTGTTGCGTAATCTTGTGAGTAAATGCATGGAATTGGAGGAAAATCAACTTGCAGGTTGGGAAGAGTGCACACGTATTGTATTACCTGGAAACATGTATATTTTGGCGACTATGAACTCGGCCGATCAAGGTGTGTATCTGTTGGATACGGCTTTCAAGAGGCGTTGGAATTTCAAGTATATTGACATCGATGCAGGCGAGAACGATATGAGCAGTAAAGAAAAATCTCAGAATGAGTGGTGGACTTGGAGAAAGAAGATTAATACATTGCTGAGAAACTGTGGTGTGAGTGAGGATAAGCAGCTGGGCCCCTTCTTCTTGGATAACGCGGCTCAGGACGGACTGTTGGAGAATCCGGATAGTCTCTTTAACGAGGCAATGAAAAGCAAGGTCATCATGTATCTGTTCGAAGATGCCGCTCGATATAACCGTGAAGATGTGTTCAATGTTTCCGATATTCTAAAAGAATCTGGGGATACGCTTGCTGAAAATGTTAGGGGTTCGCGAAGCGATAGACTTTCGTTGAGCATGCTGTTTAGATATTGGGATAGTCATCATTATGAAGTTTTCAATAATCCGAAAGATGCTGGTGCAAATGATGAAACGTCTGACAGTTCTCAAGAATGA
- a CDS encoding LlaJI family restriction endonuclease, translating to MKIPVFIEKQECSLNALQLAWGLMNASSGHAQVNEEFRRRSETEEAIKVLKNINVADSGRTNLLVEEKDKKKYKFNYVGFISVWNSLFIVLPKYYFKKINGDGIAKLDSHVVSQLLGDLIESVHIKNKRLGKTPQEEKLVFRDTFELRNEYKLEQNKLSLYRVLLNDYAENGMYTSSCRIYEHNGCGNVEWNRTVESCSPVAVENMIGYWDFITTRRIPTKSRIAEIQQAIVDEISVTVEQMGLNKIFKLPLCGLRAKQLSELGTPARLFHEVHNELYAECETRKKRLLQAMCEFLNDYSPSQKRKVMVDGTARFDRVWEQVCQDLFENRDEELQTDRPHWEFYDDAEVEKHFLNAKDDSDEKKSEDTAALERDIVSYHSTRKNWYVLDAKYYIPQYGRGKRQKISGQPDTYDIIKQYFYAIELERKKGKDSVYGNAFILPARNNFGHESKRPFLVQRGQVSLAFLPVVESDITDNTVNERVVDAEWKKCIRVFEMDPEQALGAYVGEYDHDSAEIYLGQMFPESNDNIVRYANDIALKAD from the coding sequence ATGAAGATACCAGTTTTTATAGAAAAACAGGAGTGTAGTCTCAATGCTTTACAATTAGCTTGGGGATTGATGAATGCGTCGTCAGGTCATGCTCAGGTGAATGAGGAGTTTAGGCGACGCTCGGAAACTGAAGAAGCCATAAAAGTGCTGAAGAACATTAATGTTGCTGACAGCGGCAGAACTAATTTATTAGTAGAAGAGAAGGACAAGAAGAAATATAAATTCAATTATGTAGGATTTATTAGCGTATGGAATAGTCTATTTATTGTATTGCCAAAGTATTATTTTAAAAAAATCAACGGGGATGGTATCGCTAAGCTGGATAGCCATGTAGTGAGTCAGTTGCTCGGTGATTTAATTGAATCGGTTCATATTAAGAATAAAAGGCTTGGCAAAACACCTCAAGAAGAAAAATTAGTGTTTCGCGATACGTTTGAGCTGAGAAACGAATATAAGCTTGAGCAGAACAAGCTGTCTCTATATCGCGTGTTGCTTAATGACTATGCAGAAAACGGAATGTACACCAGTTCATGTCGCATTTATGAACATAACGGTTGTGGCAATGTTGAATGGAATCGGACTGTTGAATCTTGTAGCCCAGTCGCTGTTGAAAACATGATAGGGTATTGGGATTTTATTACTACACGGCGAATACCGACAAAAAGTAGAATTGCTGAAATACAACAGGCGATTGTTGATGAAATCAGTGTAACCGTTGAACAGATGGGACTTAACAAGATTTTTAAATTGCCGCTTTGTGGTCTGCGAGCCAAACAGCTTAGTGAATTAGGTACGCCTGCCAGGCTTTTCCATGAAGTGCATAATGAGCTTTATGCCGAATGCGAGACACGGAAAAAACGTTTGCTGCAAGCGATGTGTGAATTTTTGAATGATTATAGTCCTTCTCAAAAAAGAAAAGTGATGGTTGATGGAACAGCGAGGTTTGACAGGGTTTGGGAACAGGTTTGTCAAGATCTCTTTGAAAATCGTGATGAGGAATTACAAACAGATCGGCCACATTGGGAATTTTATGACGATGCTGAAGTTGAAAAGCATTTTTTAAATGCAAAAGATGATTCAGACGAAAAAAAATCTGAGGACACCGCTGCACTCGAACGAGATATCGTGTCATATCATTCGACTCGAAAAAACTGGTATGTTTTAGATGCTAAATACTATATTCCCCAATACGGCAGAGGAAAACGACAAAAAATCAGTGGTCAACCTGATACCTATGACATTATTAAACAATATTTTTATGCTATTGAGTTAGAACGAAAAAAGGGTAAAGATAGCGTCTATGGTAATGCTTTCATTCTTCCGGCAAGAAATAATTTTGGGCATGAATCTAAACGTCCCTTTTTAGTTCAGCGTGGGCAGGTATCTTTGGCTTTTCTGCCGGTTGTGGAATCTGACATTACAGATAATACTGTGAATGAACGCGTAGTTGATGCTGAATGGAAGAAGTGTATTCGGGTATTTGAAATGGATCCTGAACAAGCACTCGGGGCATATGTTGGAGAATATGACCATGACTCAGCAGAAATATATCTGGGTCAAATGTTTCCCGAGAGTAATGACAATATTGTTAGGTATGCTAACGATATAGCTTTAAAAGCTGACTGA
- a CDS encoding amino acid racemase, with product MRRPFFAVIGGMGTLATESYIRLIDKMSDATTDQDFLDYVVFNDASVPDRTDFMLGDSNDDPFPVIADDIEKATSIGASFITIPCNTAHFMLPRFQELTDVPILNMLTGAVERMKATLPVSTHPRVGFMGTEGSRHSGLYQREIEAAGYTFIEPDDGLQKRIDSLIYDDVKSGGPLSLERYRSVIDTFLDKSPAAKYRCDIVVLGCTELSVLNEAFPLPDLPIIDAQTILAEDTVARAKALRQINKPHSES from the coding sequence ATGAGACGACCGTTCTTCGCCGTTATCGGCGGCATGGGCACGTTGGCGACCGAATCGTATATCCGGCTCATCGACAAGATGAGCGACGCCACCACCGACCAGGATTTCCTCGACTATGTGGTCTTCAACGACGCTTCCGTGCCCGATCGCACCGACTTCATGCTGGGCGACAGCAACGACGACCCCTTCCCCGTCATCGCCGACGACATTGAAAAAGCCACGTCCATCGGGGCCAGTTTCATCACGATTCCCTGCAATACCGCGCATTTTATGCTGCCGCGCTTCCAAGAGCTTACCGACGTGCCGATTCTCAATATGCTCACCGGTGCCGTCGAACGTATGAAGGCGACCTTGCCTGTTTCGACGCACCCGCGCGTGGGATTCATGGGCACCGAAGGCTCCCGCCATTCCGGCCTCTACCAGCGCGAAATCGAAGCCGCCGGTTACACGTTCATCGAGCCCGATGACGGGCTGCAGAAGCGCATCGATTCGCTGATCTACGACGATGTGAAAAGCGGCGGACCGCTAAGCCTCGAACGCTACCGTTCCGTCATCGACACGTTCCTCGACAAGTCTCCTGCGGCGAAATACCGTTGCGATATCGTGGTTCTTGGCTGCACCGAGCTTTCAGTCCTCAACGAGGCTTTCCCGCTCCCCGACCTGCCGATCATCGACGCCCAAACGATTCTCGCCGAAGACACCGTGGCGCGGGCAAAGGCGCTGAGACAAATAAATAAGCCTCATTCAGAGTCTTAA
- a CDS encoding ATP-grasp domain-containing protein: protein MANNTNGTGSVNTAETAPTSAQQASFLPVLIGTGANAYGLACGFHKAYGVKSLAVGPAALIQCRHSSIVDIRVINDLTEEKHFVPELHKLATELKAQSPDRQLLIIACGDTSAALLAEHRDEIRKDYLTSTIDGPTLQRAVDKVSFWKLCETTKVNTPLTAVYSFADFQSGQKVPQPAVFPLELKAADSVSYLSIDFPGRKKAYTIADAAELNQVAHDIYSNGYRGELIIQEFIPGDDTGMRTLNAYVNSDGSVAMMCMGRPVMEEYAPNRIGNYAAIISEGDKTVYEQCQRLIDELGYTGYVNFDIKRDPRDGSYRFFEINPRPGGSSDYVTQAGFNLARWIAEDLVMHRHSEPSLCFSEHLWMGIPKRVLKKYAPAGPLKNDALRLISEGKWSRSCFNPADRNLKRTLGLWRWQLYVSRDFKQYTPKRNRV, encoded by the coding sequence ATGGCAAACAATACAAACGGCACCGGCAGCGTCAACACCGCCGAGACTGCCCCAACCTCGGCACAGCAGGCTTCGTTCCTGCCGGTTCTGATCGGCACGGGAGCCAACGCCTACGGCCTGGCCTGCGGGTTCCACAAAGCCTACGGCGTCAAGTCCCTGGCCGTCGGCCCGGCCGCGCTCATCCAATGCCGCCATTCCTCAATCGTCGACATTCGTGTTATTAATGACCTCACCGAAGAAAAGCATTTCGTCCCTGAGCTGCACAAGCTGGCCACGGAGCTGAAAGCTCAGAGCCCCGACCGCCAGCTGCTCATCATCGCCTGCGGCGACACTTCCGCGGCCCTACTCGCCGAACACCGTGATGAAATCCGCAAGGACTACCTGACCTCCACCATCGACGGACCGACGCTTCAGCGCGCCGTCGACAAGGTCTCGTTCTGGAAGCTTTGCGAAACCACAAAGGTCAATACGCCCTTGACCGCGGTCTATTCGTTCGCGGATTTCCAATCGGGCCAGAAAGTTCCTCAGCCTGCCGTGTTCCCGCTGGAATTGAAGGCGGCGGACAGCGTTTCATACCTGAGCATCGATTTTCCCGGGCGTAAGAAGGCCTACACCATCGCCGACGCCGCCGAGCTCAACCAAGTGGCCCACGACATCTATAGCAACGGATACCGAGGCGAGCTCATCATCCAGGAGTTCATCCCCGGCGACGATACCGGCATGCGCACGCTCAACGCGTACGTCAACAGCGACGGCAGCGTGGCCATGATGTGCATGGGACGGCCGGTCATGGAGGAATACGCGCCCAACCGCATCGGCAACTACGCGGCCATCATCTCCGAAGGCGACAAGACCGTCTACGAACAATGCCAACGCCTCATCGACGAACTCGGCTACACCGGCTACGTGAATTTCGACATCAAACGCGACCCGCGCGACGGCAGCTACCGCTTCTTCGAGATCAACCCGAGGCCGGGCGGCAGCAGCGACTACGTCACCCAGGCCGGCTTCAATCTGGCACGTTGGATCGCCGAAGACCTCGTGATGCACCGCCATAGCGAACCATCATTGTGCTTCAGCGAACATCTGTGGATGGGAATTCCTAAGCGAGTGCTGAAGAAGTACGCACCCGCAGGTCCGCTGAAGAACGACGCACTGCGACTCATCAGCGAGGGTAAGTGGAGCCGTTCCTGCTTCAATCCTGCCGACCGGAATCTCAAACGTACGTTGGGCCTGTGGCGTTGGCAGCTGTATGTTTCGCGCGATTTCAAGCAGTACACGCCAAAACGAAACAGGGTGTGA
- a CDS encoding GNAT family N-acetyltransferase gives MISLEKTEYPQLEAAASEAGVTLPIEQTGIWAKFQADIPGRTPWGTYRILKDGNTVAFIGFTDMATHGYHYLRAVHGPVWITKPSEALERESIDAIALEVHRVDKKIVFLRIDTWYTAGTTPVLSTIPYNQTVIIDVTGGDDAILSRMKKRGRRDVRKALRECPADVADETKEAIADFREYYDVMVETGKRDGFAPAPITDYSDMIEALGADHCRVFAARIDGRVVAWSIVTVNGTHAVRYYAAMRNDVMRLHVTDKLLYSECCILGSQGITAYDLMGIGSDFAPSLMGLNEFKCKFTEDITPVAAARDIPIKKTFYKALKAAKKLKTKL, from the coding sequence ATGATCAGCTTAGAAAAAACCGAATATCCCCAGCTTGAGGCGGCCGCGAGCGAGGCCGGCGTCACGCTGCCAATCGAGCAGACCGGCATCTGGGCGAAGTTCCAGGCGGACATCCCCGGGCGTACGCCGTGGGGAACATATCGAATCCTCAAAGACGGCAACACCGTGGCATTCATCGGGTTCACCGACATGGCGACGCACGGCTACCACTATCTGCGTGCCGTTCACGGGCCGGTCTGGATTACCAAACCGAGCGAGGCGCTGGAACGTGAGTCCATCGATGCCATCGCGCTTGAAGTTCATCGTGTCGATAAGAAAATCGTGTTCCTGCGTATCGATACGTGGTACACCGCCGGCACGACGCCGGTGCTCTCCACCATCCCCTATAACCAGACCGTCATCATCGACGTCACCGGCGGAGATGACGCCATCCTCAGCCGCATGAAAAAGCGCGGCCGGCGCGACGTACGCAAGGCGCTGCGCGAATGCCCGGCCGATGTGGCCGACGAGACGAAAGAGGCCATCGCCGATTTCCGCGAATATTACGATGTGATGGTGGAGACGGGCAAACGCGACGGTTTCGCCCCGGCCCCCATCACCGATTATTCGGACATGATCGAAGCGCTGGGAGCCGACCACTGCCGCGTGTTCGCCGCACGCATCGACGGACGCGTGGTGGCCTGGTCCATCGTCACCGTCAACGGCACGCACGCCGTGCGCTACTACGCCGCGATGCGCAACGACGTGATGCGCCTGCACGTCACCGACAAACTGCTTTACAGCGAATGCTGCATCCTCGGCTCTCAGGGCATCACCGCCTACGACCTGATGGGCATCGGCAGCGACTTCGCGCCAAGCCTCATGGGCTTGAACGAGTTCAAATGCAAGTTCACCGAAGATATCACCCCGGTGGCCGCCGCGCGTGACATCCCCATCAAAAAGACCTTCTACAAGGCGCTGAAGGCCGCGAAAAAACTGAAGACCAAACTTTAG